A portion of the Macrobrachium nipponense isolate FS-2020 chromosome 12, ASM1510439v2, whole genome shotgun sequence genome contains these proteins:
- the LOC135224946 gene encoding uncharacterized protein LOC135224946 codes for MMDLFNRDDRSASPKRHRPKTGFKKIKSRQSMLWLLPVPIFGTMGFFFIIFGIINVSTSKSGTSKVTVTTGVILLISGGIMLGLSFFFLCSSPRSGCASSRPTEDEVVSIAFPRDTQASFDIIPSSAPPVEEDFFQLSPVPSRRDTFYPLVSHGQGQQLPYPYGRFDPTAPEVPLYPCWVPQTSMPTLQQMSPESEAVIRLAILNNPQIPLSLILSSGLTVQPRVSI; via the exons ATGATGGATCTTTTCAACCGCGATGATCGATCAGCTTCTCCAAAGCGTCATAGACCAAAGACTGGTTTTAAGAAAATTAAG tctcgGCAGAGCATGCTCTGGCTCCTTCCAGTGCCAATATTCGGGACGATGGGTTTCTTCTTTATTATATTCGGTATTATCAACGTTTCAACTTCGAAGTCTGGCACTTCTAAGGTCACGGTGACCACGGGAGTCATTCTTCTGATTTCTGGTG GTATCATGTTGGGCCTtagcttcttcttcctctgctcaTCTCCGCGCAGCGGCTGCGCGTCATCGAGGCCAACGGAAGACGAAGTCGTGTCCATCGCTTTCCCCCGGGACACACAGGCCTCCTTCGACATCATCCCATCTTCCGCACCTCCCGTGGAAGAAGACTTTTTCCAGCTTTCCCCAGTCCCGTCCCGGAGGGACACTTTCTACCCTCTTGTCTCTCACGGGCAGGGGCAGCAGCTGCCTTACCCTTACGGCCGTTTCGACCCAACGGCTCCGGAGGTGCCGCTGTACCCTTGCTGGGTCCCTCAGACTAGTATGCCCACGTTGCAACAGATGTCTCCCGAGTCGGAGGCGGTCATTAGACTCGCTATTCTCAATAACCCGCAGATTCCCTTGAGTCTGATACTGAGTAGTGGTCTAACTGTTCAGCCAAGAGTTTCTatatga